One region of Vigna angularis cultivar LongXiaoDou No.4 chromosome 10, ASM1680809v1, whole genome shotgun sequence genomic DNA includes:
- the LOC108322347 gene encoding paired amphipathic helix protein Sin3-like 4 isoform X1, protein MKRSRDEVFTSCSQLKRPVVSARGEASGQPQMANGGAQKLTTNDALAYLKAVKDIFQDKRDKYDDFLEVMKDFKAQRIDTAGVIGRVKELFKGHRDLILGFNTFLPKGYEITLPSEDEQPAPKKPVEFEEAINFVNKIKTRFQGDDHVYKSFLDILNMYRKENKSITEVYQEVAAIFQDHPDLLDEFTHFLPDASAAASTHYASARNSILRDRSSMPTVRPMHVEKRERTMASHGDRDPSVDRPDPDQDRGLLRIEKERRRAEKEKERREDRDKREREKDDRDYEHDRERFPHKRSRKVEDSGAEPLLDADENFGTRPMSSTCDDKNSLKSMYSQEFAFCEKVKEKLRNPDDYQEFLKCLHIYSREIITRQELQSLVGDLLGKYPDLMEGFNEFLLQSEKNDGGFLAGVMNKKSLWNDGHGLKQMKGEERERERDRDRDRYRDDGMKERDREFRERDKSTVIANKDVLGSKMSLYPSKDKYLSKPINELDLSNCDQCTPSYRLLPKNYPIPIASQKTELGAEVLNDHWVSVTSGSEDYSFKHMRKNQYEESLFRCEDDRFELDMLLESVNVTTKRVEELLDKINNNTIKGDIPIRIEEHLTAINLRCIERLYGDHGLDVMEVLRKNAPLALPVILTRLKQKQEEWARCRADFSKVWAEIYSKNYHKSLDHRSFYFKQQDTKSLSTKALLAEIKEISEKKRKEDDVLLAIAAGNRRPILPNLEFKYSDLDIHEDLYQLVKYSCGEICTTEHVDKVMKVWTTFLEPMLCVPSRPQGAEDTEDVVKTKNNSVKNGTASVAESDGNPVVGATVMNQKHINVSRNGDGCLPVDQSTSSKAWQSNGDSGVREDRYLDDRVLHKTETLGNNTQHGKMNNIAFPPNELSGFNNKQDQSSERLVNANASPTSGMEQSNGRTNIDNLSGLTATPARPVNASAEGGPDIPPSEGGDSARPGTSTNGVITGGTKVHRYQEESIRPFKSEREEGELSPNGDFEEDNFAVYGGNGLDAVHKGKDGGISRPYQDRHGDDVCGETRGENDVDADDEGEESPHRSSEDSENASENVDVSGSESADGEECSREEHEDGEHDNKAESEGEAEGIADAHDVEGDGMSLPYSERFLLTVKPLAKHVLPMLHEKDRNSRVFYGNDSFYVLFRLHQTLYERIQSAKINSSSADRKWKASSDTSSTDQYDRFMNALFSLLDGSSDNTKFEDDCRAIIGIQSYVLFTLDKLIYKLVKQLQAVAADEMDNKLLQLLAYEKSRKPGKFVDIVYHENARVLLHDENIYRIEYSPGATKLSIQLMDSGHDKPEVTAVSMDPNFSTYLLNDFLSVVPDKKEKSGIFLKRNKRRYAGSDEFSSQAMEGLQIINGLECKIACSSSKVSYVLDTEDFLYRVRRKRRVLHPRSSGTHEQAQSSNIRSRRLQRFRNMFSIT, encoded by the exons ATGAAGAGGTCTAGAGATGAAGTTTTCACTAGTTGTTCTCAACTCAAACGGCCTGTGGTGTCTGCCCGAGGAGAAGc GTCTGGGCAACCGCAGATGGCAAATGGAGGTGCTCAGAAATTGACAACTAATGATGCCCTAGCATATCTTAAAGCAGTAAAGGATATATTTCAAGATAAGAGGGACAAGTATGACGACTTTTTGGAGGTTATGAAAGATTTCAAGGCTCAAAG AATTGATACCGCGGGTGTCATTGGAAGAGTGAAGGAACTCTTTAAAGGCCATAGAGATCTTATATTGGGATTTAACACCTTCTTGCCTAAGGGGTATGAAATCACACTTCCGTCAGAGGATGAACAACCTGCTCCAAAGAAACCTGTTGAATTTGAAGAAGCTATAAATTTTGTGAACAAAATAAAG ACTCGTTTTCAAGGCGACGATCATGTGTACAAATCATTTCTTGACATATTGAATATGTACAGAAAGGAAAACAAGTCTATCACCGAGGTCTACCAGGAG GTTGCTGCTATTTTCCAGGACCATCCTGATCTTCTTGATGAGTTTACTCATTTTCTTCCAGACGCTTCTGCAGCTGCCTCTACTCATTATGCGTCTGCAAGAAATTCTATTCTTCGTGATAGGAGTTCAATGCCAACAGTACGGCCAATGCATGTTGAAAAG CGAGAAAGGACCATGGCTTCACATGGGGATCGTGATCCCAGTGTTGATCGTCCTGATCCAGATCAGGACAGAGGTTTATTAAGGATAGAAAAGGAGAGGAGACGTGCGGAGAAGGAAAAGGAACGCAGAGAAGATAGAGACAAGAGAGAACGTGAAAAGGATGATAGAGATTATGAGCATGATAGGGAGCGATTTCCTCACAAACGTTCTCGTAAGGTTGAGGACTCTGGAGCTGAACCATTGCTTGATGCTGATGAAAATTTTGGTACGCGTCCTATGTCATCCACTTGTGATGATAAAAATTCTCTGAAAA GTATGTACAGTCAAGAGTTCGCTTTCTGCgaaaaagtcaaagaaaaaTTACGAAATCCTGATGACTATCAGGAATTTTTGAAGTGCTTACATATTTACAGCAGGGAAATAATTACCCGACAAGAGTTGCAGTCATTG GTGGGCGATTTACTGGGAAAGTATCCAGATCTTATGGAGGGGTTTAATGAATTTTTGCTACAATCTGAAAAAAATG ATGGTGGATTTCTTGCTGgtgttatgaataaaa AGTCCTTATGGAATGATGGACATGGACTGAAACAAATGAAGGGTGaagaaagggaaagagaaagGGATCGAGATAGAGACCGTTATAGGGATGATGGGATGAAAGAAAGGGATCGTGAGTTCCGAGAACGGGATAAATCCACTGTGATTGCCAACAAAGATGTTTTAGGTTCTAAGATGTCTCTATATCCCAGCAAGGATAAGTATTTATCAAAACCTATAAATGAGCTGGACCTTTCTAACTGCGACCAGTGTACTCCTAGTTATCGGCTCTTACCAAAAAAT TACCCAATACCTATAGCTAGCCAAAAAACAGAACTTGGTGCTGAAGTGTTGAATGATCACTGGGTGTCTGTCACTTCAGGAAGTGAGGATTACTCCTTCAAACATATGCGCAAAAATCAGTATGAAGAGAGCTTGTTTAGATGCGAAGATGACAG GTTTGAACTTGACATGTTGTTAGAGTCTGTGAATGTGACAACCAAACGAGTAGAAGAGCTGTTAGACAAGAtcaataataatacaattaaagGAGACATCCCAATTCGTATTGAGGAGCACTTAACAG CTATAAATCTTAGGTGTATTGAACGATTATACGGTGATCATGGGCTTGATGTGATGGAAGTGTTAAGGAAGAATGCACCTCTAGCTTTGCCAGTGATATTAACACGCTTGAAACAGAAACAGGAAGAGTGGGCAAGGTGCCGTGCTGATTTTAGTAAAGTTTGGGCTGAAATATATTCTAAGAACTATCACAAATCTCTTGATCATCGTAGCTTCTACTTTAAGCAGCAGGATACAAAAAGCCTTAGCACCAAAG CCTTGCTGGCAGAAATCAAAGAAATTAGTGAAAAGAAACGCAAAGAAGATGATGTTCTTCTTGCTATTGCTGCTGGAAACAGACGGCCAATTCTTCCAAACTTGGAGTTTAAGTATTCTGATCTAGATATTCATGAAGATTTATATCAGCTCGTAAAATATTCCTGTGGAGAAATTTGCACAACCGAACATGTGGATAAAGTTATGAAGGTTTGGACAACATTTTTAGAGCCCATGCTTTGTGTTCCTTCTCGGCCCCAGGGTGCAGAGGATACGGAAGATGTTGTCAAGACTAAGAATAATAGTGTCAAGAATGGCACTGCGAGTGTTGCTgaaagtgatggtaaccctgtTGTGGGTGCTACCGTCATGAATCAAAAGCATATAAATGTTTCCAGAAATGGGGATGGTTGTTTGCCAGTAGATCAGTCAACTTCTAGTAAAGCATGGCAATCAAATGGTGATAGTGGGGTTAGAGAGGATAGGTATCTTGACGACCGTGTATTACATAAAACTGAAACTTTGGGAAATAATACACAGCATggtaaaatgaataatattgcTTTCCCACCTAATGAACTATCAGGATTTAATAATAAGCAAGACCAGTCTAGTGAAAGGTTAGTGAATGCTAATGCCTCCCCCACATCTGGAATGGAACAAAGCAATGGAAGGACAAACATAGATAATTTGTCAG GACTCACTGCCACTCCAGCTAGACCTGTTAATGCATCTGCTGAAGGAGGACCTGATATTCCACCTTCAGAG GGTGGTGATTCTGCAAGACCAGGTACATCCACAAATGGGGTCATCACTGGAGGCACCAAAGTCCACCGGTACCAAGAGGAATCAATTCGACCCTTCAAAAGTGAAAGAGAAGAGGGTGAGTTATCTCCTAATGGAGACTTTGAAGAAGATAACTTTGCAGTTTATGGAGGTAATGGTTTGGATGCAGTGCATAAAGGAAAGGATGGTGGTATTAGTCGGCCATATCAAGATAGACATGGGGACGATGTTTGTGGTGAAACTAGAGGAGAAAATGATGTTGATGCTGATGATGAAGGTGAAGAAAGTCCTCACAGGTCATCAGAGGACAGTGAAAATGCATctgaaaatgttgatgtttcTGGCAGCGAGTCTGCTGATGGTGAGGAGTGTTCTCGGGAAGAGCATGAGGATGGAGAACATGATAACAAGGCTGAGAGTGAAGGTGAAGCTGAAGGAATAGCTGATGCCCATGACGTTGAAGGAGATGGAATGTCATTGCCGTACTCTGAACGCTTTCTCCTAACTGTGAAGCCACTGGCAAAGCATGTTCTTCCAATGTTACATGAGAAGGACAGGAATTCACGAGTTTTCTATGGAAACGATTCCTTTTATGTTCTTTTTAGACTTCATCAG ACATTGTATGAGAGGATACAATCAGCGAAGATTAACTCATCATCTGCTGATAGGAAATGGAAAGCTTCGAGTGATACAAGCTCCACTGATCAATATGACAG ATTCATGAATGCCCTTTTCAGTTTGCTGGATGGTTCTTCTGATAATACAAAATTTGAggatgattgtcgagctataaTTGGAATTCAGTCATATGTCTTATTCACATTAGACAAGCTGATATATAAACTCGTTAAACAG cTTCAAGCTGTTGCTGCTGATGAGATGGATAATAAACTTCTACAACTACTTGCATATGAGAAATCAAGAAAACCTGGAAAATTTGTCGACATAGTTTATCATGAAAATGCCCGTGTTCTTCTCCATGATGAGAACATATATCGTATTGAATAT TCACCTGGAGCAACGAAACTATCTATTCAACTGATGGACTCTGGACATGATAAACCCGAAGTGACTGCTGTTTCGATGGACCCTAATTTTTCAACCTATCTACTCAATGACTTCCTGTCTGTTGTCCCTGACAAAAAAGAGAAGTCAGGGATTTTCTTGAAAAG GAATAAACGTAGATATGCTGGTAGTGATGAATTTTCAAGCCAGGCTATGGAAGGACTACAGATTATTAATGGTCTGGAGTGCAAGATAGCTTGCAGTTCATCTAAG GTCTCTTACGTTTTAGATACTGAAGACTTTTTGTATCGGGTGAGAAGGAAACGAAGAGTCTTGCATCCGAGGAGTTCAGGCACCCATGAACAGGCACAGTCTTCAAACATTCGTTCAAGAAGACTGCAACGATTCCGCAACATGTTTTCCATTACATGA